From Chrysemys picta bellii isolate R12L10 chromosome 1, ASM1138683v2, whole genome shotgun sequence:
aacattacatcaaaacaacctcccagactaaccggggcaactagtcactgcatcactgcactgtgtatgtgccctgctgctgtgcctgcccccgactatgtaccctgccaaaggagactgtcctgtccaatttccaaccccctttcccctcctcctccaaaagaacatgattgaaacagtagttaacagaaacgaattttttattatcaactacacatggcattgggaggtgaaacttggacgtgggcttgtgtcaggcgggaaggaaagaacttttcaaattttgggaaatgagagccttctgctactagagctctctgcaggggtggagtgagagttagcagggactctgccgcctctccttctttgcactttgggtgaggtgggtatgggacttggtggcgggggagggcggttagagatggactgcagcggggctctgtcctcctgcctccgttcctgcagaacatccacaaggcgccggagcgtgtccgtttgctccctcagtagtccaagcagcgtttgagtcgcctgctggtcttcctgccgccacctctcctcccgatccatgttggcttggtgcattcgggtcaagttctcccgccactgggtctgctgtgctgcctgggcttgggaagaggccataagctcagagaacatgtcctcccgtgtcctcttcttcctacgcctaatccgcgctagcctctgggagtgtgattccaggctaggttgtgagacagtcgcagacggggctgtggaaatgggaaaaagggagtgaattcctctgaaagataaatgtagttgtgaacaaagaacatagtctttctctgtgaacaagaccatgcacagcacctttcatatgcgcactcagcacaaggtcgaattctcggccttcgcattctgtgcctggggtcttgaacagcacatttgagaagcgaggcagcacaacggaatttctgttgcaggcagacatggtaagccgtacacttgtggcagtttaaaacttttatattaccactggcctcatttcacatttaaatcaatgtcagtccctgctgccagcaatccggcaagcgggaactctgcccctgtcccaccccctcgcggctgtccccgggaatgatccctttcggctgcccctctcccgcctccaccgcgtggctgcaaaccagcggtgacagttctgtaaaggaacgggaaagcagtcccaacactaacattcccctacctaattaaaagcaggtcaccatggccgacatcaccctgatgaggatctccgagagcgacaaagagagaatgctccgggaaagcctccaaagaccagggccgtatgccgccctgctgtgcagagcaatgatccccgagtacctgataatctcgtggcgcggcaacgtgtcgtacttcggaggacccaataaggccgctctccccaagaacctcatgcaacggctttcaagttacctccaggagagcttcatcgagatgtcccaggaggattactgctctatccccgcacatatagaccgcattttactgtagctgcagtagcagggaatacacagtagagcggcttgtgcaggacaatcactgaaaaccggacattgctagatttcttttcaaaacttgcactgccccttactaaaccgttaagcgcctagggcacactaatcatgaacaacccattcttttaattgttaatattcctgttttgttaaaaataaatgtttagatgtttacaacacttactggctgatccttcaccagattctgtgtccggggtaatggctggggacgcttcgtaggggatctctgtaagggtgatgaagagatcctggctgtcggggaaatcagcgttgtgagagctgccaactgcctcgccctcctcatctccttcctcatcttccccgtcccctaacatgtctgaggaaccggccgtggacagtatcccatcctcagagtccacggtcactggtggggtagtggtggcggcagcaccgaggatggaatgcagtgcctcgtagaaacgggatgtctggggatgggatccggagcgtccgtttgcctctttggtcttctggtagccttgtctcagctccttgattttcacgcggcactgcgttgcatcccggctgtatcctctctctgccatgtctttagagatcttc
This genomic window contains:
- the LOC135972863 gene encoding uncharacterized protein LOC135972863; translation: MQSSPAVMAMQSVNRKRAPAWTDREVLDLIAVWGDESVLSELRSKRRNAKIYEKISKDMAERGYSRDATQCRVKIKELRQGYQKTKEANGRSGSHPQTSRFYEALHSILGAAATTTPPVTVDSEDGILSTAGSSDMLGDGEDEEGDEEGEAVGSSHNADFPDSQDLFITLTEIPYEASPAITPDTESGEGSATPSATVSQPSLESHSQRLARIRRRKKRTREDMFSELMASSQAQAAQQTQWRENLTRMHQANMDREERWRQEDQQATQTLLGLLREQTDTLRRLVDVLQERRQEDRAPLQSISNRPPPPPSPIPTSPKVQRRRGGRVPANSHSTPAESSSSRRLSFPKI